In Oncorhynchus clarkii lewisi isolate Uvic-CL-2024 chromosome 16, UVic_Ocla_1.0, whole genome shotgun sequence, one genomic interval encodes:
- the LOC139368525 gene encoding uncharacterized protein: MLEYQLLFQNLLDMIMGSTIVKCAATDLGIQWAGWAIAAALKTEKFYDLAGSGTFILLAHLSRYWGGTRHLRQNVQTGLVTAWGLRLGTFLFMRILKDGQDRRFNNVRDSPGTFFVYWSVQAVWVFMTLLPTLILNSEQRDEPLGLRDYLGWGIWGLGFATEAIADQQKWLFKGDPDNAGKFIQSGLWGYSRHPNYLGEILQWSGLFLSASSVMKGPQYASVLSPLFVWFLLRHVSGIPILEKQAMKKWGSDPAFQNYVKNTPLLWPIPKF; the protein is encoded by the exons ATGTTGGAATACCAGTTGTTGTTTCAGAATTTACTGGACATGATAATGGGCAGTACGATAGTGAAATGTGCAGCTACAGACCTGGGAATCCAGTGGGCTGGATGGGCCATCGCAGCAGCTCTCAAAACCGAGAAGTTCTATGATTTAGCAG GGTCTGGCACATTTATATTACTCGCCCACCTGAGTCGCTATTGGGGAGGGACTCGTCATTTGAGGCAAAATGTGCAGACCGGATTGGTGACAGCATGGGGATTAAG ACTTGGAACATTCCTCTTCATGCGGATCTTAAAGGACGGCCAGGATCGCAGGTTTAACAATGTCAGAGACAGCCCAGGGACATTCTTTGTGTACTGGAGTGTTCAAG CTGTTTGGGTGTTCATGACCCTCCTACCTACTCTCATCCTGAACAGTGAGCAGCGAGATGAGCCATTGGGCCTGAGGGACTACCTGGGCTGGGGGATATGGGGCCTTGGCTTTGCCACGGAGGCCATTGCTGACCAGCAGAAGTGGCTCTTCAAAGGAGACCCAGATAATGCT GGAAAGTTCATCCAGAGCGGGCTGTGGGGCTACAGCAGGCACCCCAACTACCTCGGGGAGATACTCCAGTGGTCTGGACTCTTCCTCTCCGCCTCATCAGTGATGAAGGGTCCCCAGTATGCCAGTGTGCTATCTCCTCTGTTTGTCTGGTTCCTGCTGCGTCACGTCAGTGGCATTCCCATCCTGGAGAAGCAGGCCATGAAGAAGTGGGGCTCAGACCCTGCCTTCCAAAACTACGTTAAGAACACTCCTCTCCTTTGGCCAATTCCCAAGTTCTGA
- the LOC139368522 gene encoding rac GTPase-activating protein 1-like, which yields MDTAVMNLHSLFGNLRSHVDILNESIEPQFIQMALNFEDCRRRWLRLERDLGSCKEVLSKAETERGALEVKLKHARNQVDVEIRRRQKAEADCDKLDRQIQLIRELLITEGSSNSIQLNEEQRSALAFLNARSQAAPANLNTSRRLKTIDESASISSDISYDKTDDSLDWDSSIVRTVRLKKREKRRSASRNFIDGPPCASKRSRSTGRTSEKGNESLVAKTTVTVPANGGPIEAVSTIESVPYWTRSRRKTATQEWDSESVKSEDVMFKQPSRPQEPSTPQGNGGVRLHEFVSKTVIKPESCVPCGKRIKFGKISLKCRDCRVVTHPECRERCPLPCIPSLSGTPVKIGQGTLTDYVSHVQSPMIPSLVVHCVNEIEQRGLHETGLYRLSGSDRTVKELKEKFLRGKTVPLLSKVDDIHCVTGLLKDFLRNLKEPLLTFRLNHTFMEAAELADEDNSIALMYQTISDLPQANRDTLAFLAIHLQRVAQSLDTKMDITNLARVFGPTIVGHAVPDPEPVTILQDTKRQPKVIERLLGLPVEYWSQFMMVDHDQPHPDHMIIENNNCYTPDHKVSMLGPLTTPEHHQMNKTPSSSSLGQRMRSTLSKTTPKFGSKSKSVVGVGITSRQGNFFASPLLK from the exons ATGGACACTGCTGTGATGAACCTACACAGCTTGTTTGGCAATCTGAGGTCTCATGTAGACATACTCAATGAGAGCATTGAGCCCC AGTTCATCCAGATGGCCCTTAACTTTGAGGACTGCCGTCGTAGATGGCTCAGGCTTGAGCGGGACCTGGGGTCCTGCAAGGAAGTGCTTTCCAAGGCAGAAACGGAGAGGGGAGCCCTGGAAGTCAAACTCAAGCATGCTCGAAATCAAGTCGACGTGGAGATCCGCCGCCGCCAGAAGGCAGAAGCTGACTGTGATAAGTTG GACCGCCAGATCCAGCTGATTCGGGAGCTTCTGATCACCGAGGGCTCCAGCAATAGCATCCAGCTGAATGAAGAGCAGCGTTCTGCTCTGGCCTTCCTTAACGCTCGTTCTCAGGCGGCACCAGCTAACCTTAACACCAGCCGAAG ATTGAAGACCATTGATGAGTCTGCCTCCATTTCATCAGACATCAGCTATGATAAAACGGATGACTCTCTG GACTGGGACTCATCCATCGTGAGAACTGTGCGACTGAAGAAACGTGAAAAGAGG CGTTCTGCCTCAAGAAATTTCATTGATGGTCCCCCATGTGCTTCCAAAAGGTCTCGATCAACAGGCAGAACTTCTGAAAAG GGAAATGAGTCTCTTGTGGCCAAGACTACAGTGACCGTGCCTGCTAACGGAGGTCCCATTGAAGCCGTCTCTACTATTGAGTCGGTTCCCTACTGGACTCGGAGCAGGAGAAAGACTG CTACACAGGAGTGGGACTCGGAGTCAGTAAAGTCTGAGGATGTCATGTTCAAACAGCCCAGCAGGCCTCAGGAACCCAGCACGCCCCAGGGCAACGGGGGTGTCCGTTTGCACGAGTTTGTCTCCAAAACG GTAATCAAGCCAGAGTCATGTGTACCTTGTGGCAAGAGGATCAAGTTCGGAAAGATCTCCTTGAAGTGTCGTGACTGCAGAGTGGTCACCCACCCAGAGTGTCGTGAACGCTGTCCCCTGCCATGCATCCCCAGCCTGAGTGGCACTCCTGTCAAAATCGGACAG GGTACGCTTACAGACTACGTCTCCCATGTCCAATCTCCCATGATTCCCTCTTTGGTGGTGCACTGCGTCAATGAGATTGAGCAGAGGGGCCTACATGAG ACCGGCCTCTATCGGCTGTCCGGTTCAGACCGCACGGTCAAGGAACTGAAGGAGAAGTTCCTGCGTGGGAAGACTGTCCCGCTGCTCAGCAAGGTGGATGATATCCACTGCGTCACTGGGCTCCTCAAGGACTTCCTCAGGAACCTCAAAGAGCCCCTCCTCACCTTCCGCCTCAACCACACCTTCATGGAGGCTGCAG AGCTGGCGGATGAGGATAACAGCATTGCCCTGATGTACCAGACAATCAGTGACCTGCCACAGGCTAACAGGGACACCCTGGCCTTCTTGGCCATTCATCTTCAGAG GGTTGCACAAAGCCTGGACACTAAGATGGACATCACCAACTTGGCTCGGGTGTTTGGGCCAACTATCGTTGGCCATGCAGTGCCTGACCCAGAGCCCGTGACAATCCTGCAGGACACCAAACGCCAGCCCAAG GTTATTGAGCGTCTGCTGGGCCTGCCGGTGGAGTACTGGAGCCAGTTCATGATGGTGGACCATGACCAGCCGCACCCTGATCACATGATTATCGAGAACAATAACTGTTATACCCCTGACCACAAAG TGAGCATGCTGGGTCCTCTCACCACTCCAGAGCACCACCAAATGAACAAAACTCCGTCCTCCAGCTCTCTGGGTCAACGCATGAGGTCCACCCTGAGCAAGACTACACCCAA GTTTGGGAGTAAGAGCAAGTCTGTCGTGGGAGTGGGAATCACCAGTCGCCAAGGAAACTTTTTTGCATCTCCGCTCCTCAAGTAA
- the LOC139368524 gene encoding bridging integrator 2-like gives MSEGHSPKGGAGVFAKRVQRQLSRGKEKVLQKFGKTVETKDERFEQCLLNLTDQQIDGNRLYKDLKHYLSSVKEMREASKRLSQSLYDVYEPDWDGEEDLGAIVEGEDLLWNDYEAKLLDQALRTMESYMSQFPDVREKVAKRGRKLVDYDSSRHHLEAMQNAKKKDDVKIAKAADEVNIAQSVFEGINRELRDELPALYDSRIGCYVSVFTAISNLRDTFFKEMTTFNSDLQNVMKDLKDQHPNKVFVIKGLNRTGSLMRRSLMSPKSWKASFSDFHQSSSPGKSGTHTRDRSSFRSPSSPRYDESLTSTPAVSSWPLPIEEPSSGARVLDADSTRSEDPSTEKEPGSESRDDTTTTEGASGSGQKSGEEKLAEEEKGVKRGKSEPSSKQHPAALTESTSEVTNSHDQESVELQLSAIDTPQLTIESSVAPEDAGVHGVQNGAATDGSDSDIEATGLVQEAEKLHIQEPEDVKNTVV, from the exons ATGTCAGAAGGCCACAGTCCAAAAGGAGGTGCTGGGGTCTTTGCCAAAAGAGTCCAAAGGCAACTGAGCAGGGGCAAGGAGAAG GTCTTGCAGAAGTTTGGAAAGACAGTGGAGACCAAAGATGAAAGATTTGAGCAATGCCTCTTAAATCTCACTGACCAACAG ATTGATGGGAACCGGTTATACAAAGACCTAAAGCATTACCTTAGTTCTGTCAAAG AAATGCGGGAAGCTTCAAAACGGCTTTCCCAGTCTCTGTATGATGTCTATGAGCCGGACTGGGATGGAGAAGAGGACCTGGGGGCCATTGTTGAG GGTGAAGACCTCCTGTGGAATGATTATGAGGCAAAGCTGTTAGATCAGGCGCTTCGTACCATGGAGTCTTATATGAGCCAGTTCCCAGATGTCAGG GAGAAGGTGGCCAAACGAGGCAGGAAGCTGGTTGACTACGATTCATCCCGTCACCACTTGGAGGCGATGCAGAATGCTAAAAAGAAAGATGATGTCAAAATAGCCAAG GCAGCTGATGAAGTGAACATAGCCCAGAGTGTCTTTGAGGGCATCAACAGAGAGCTGAGGGATGAGCTCCCTGCTCTCTATGACAG CCGAATTGGATGCTATGTGTCAGTCTTCACAGCCATCTCAAATTTGCGGGACACCTTCTTCAAGGAAATGACTACT TTCAACAGTGATTTGCAGAATGTGATGAAGGATCTGAAGGATCAGCATCCAAACAAGGTATTTGTCATCAAGGGGTTGAATCG GACTGGCTCTCTGATGAGGCGATCTCTCATGTCCCCCAAGTCATGGAAGGCCAGCTTCTCTGACTTCCATCAGAGTTCTAGTCCAGGCAAGTCAGGCACCCACACTAGAGACAGGTCCAGCTTCAGATCTCCTAGTAGTCCTCGCTATGATGAGTCACTCACCAGCACACCTGCAGTCTCCTCATGGCCCCTACCTATTGAAGAGCCCTCCTCAGGCGCCAGAGTCCTGGATGCAGACTCCACCCGTAGTGAGGATCCTTCTACAGAGAAGGAACCAGGGTCTGAAAGCAGGgatgacaccaccaccacagaaggGGCCTCCGGCAGTGGTCAAAAGTCAGGGGAAGAGAAACTGGCCGAGGAAGAAAAGGGTGTTAAAAGGGGAAAGTCTGAGCCTTCTTCAAAACAGCACCCTGCTGCATTAACTGAGAGTACCTCCGAAGTGACAAACTCCCATGACCAGGAGAGTGTTGAGCTCCAGCTCTCGGCCATAGACACCCCCCAGCTGACCATAGAGAGCTCTGTGGCCCCTGAGGACGCTGGGGTTCATGGTGTGCAGAACGGAGCGGCTACAGATGGCTCTGATTCTGACATAGAGGCCACTGGGCTTGTCCAAGAG GCAGAAAAATTGCATATCCAGGAGCCAGAGGATGTGAAAAACACTGTGGTGTAA
- the LOC139368521 gene encoding DAZ-associated protein 2-like: MNNKGSYPQQAVYPQQSSAPIYPPAMQVSPQAPPYSDAPPAYSEIYQPRYVHPSQAGQLQQMSQYPGTQMYMQLPQSMAVGPMGHNVPMAYYPMGAMYPPGSTVLVEGGYDAGARFGQSNSASIPPPPPGHMPNAAQLAAMQGANVMMTQRKNNFFVGGSNGGYTIW, encoded by the exons ATGAACAACAAAG GTTCCTATCCCCAGCAAGCTGTGTACCCTCAGCAGAGTAGTGCACCCATCTACCCACCTGCTATGCAAGTGTCTCCCCAGGCACCACCTTATTCAGACGCCCCACCTGCATACTCTGAG ATCTATCAGCCCAGGTATGTGCACCCATCTCAGGCTGGCCAGCTACAGCAAATGTCTCAGTACCCTGGCACTCAGATGTATATGCAACTGCCCCAGTCCATGGCTGTTGGACCAATGGGCCACAATGTCCCCATGGCGTACTACCCCATGGGAGCCATGTATCCCCCTGGCTCCACTGTGCTAGTGGAGGGAGGATATGATGCTGGTGCTCGCTTTGGTCAAAGCAACAGTGCTTCCATCCCA CCCCCACCTCCCGGCCACATGCCTAATGCAGCTCAGCTGGCCGCCATGCAGGGTGCCAACGTCATGATGACACAGCGCAAGAACAACTTCTTTGTGGGTGGCTCCAATGGCGGGTACACCATCTGGTAA